In Labrus bergylta chromosome 1, fLabBer1.1, whole genome shotgun sequence, one genomic interval encodes:
- the LOC109991507 gene encoding uncharacterized protein, translating into MKFDSLLTEINGFGKFQTQLVVIQLFSRITLPCHFLLNNFMAAVPSHHCNISALDDGGRFGNLTQDQKLAVGIPAEQDGTPSSCLMFSNPQYQLLSGSNSSEETLTAQCQKGWVYDNSTFKSTLVTEWDLVCSRKGMNKATATIFFIGVMVGAPIFGFLSDRFGRRPLLLVSYLLSMTFAVLSAFSTSYVMFVIMRFFTGFSLAGISIISIVLNVEWFDIKHRTFSGIIISLDWTLGNWILTGIAYCVTEWRMLILAVTSPLIVSIITWRWLPESARWLLANGNADAAHEYLMQCAEMNKRTKNMDTVTPRALLESAQAETVNKKYTFLDLFKTPNMRKISICSGIVWYGVAFTYYGISLNISGFGVNPYLTQFIFAFIELPMKIGLYFYLERVGRKPGEVSALLLTGLCLFINMFVPKGQWVASTVIGVIGKAMSEASFTIVFLYTTELFPTVVRQNALGYTSFLARLGVSISPLIMLLEDVWHLLPSAIYCAVAVGSGLVAYLLPETLHAQLPQYIEEIEKPRTQQEGVEGVPLERRFQDSGGVNSVQETSESLSNLYTVLLELYLVNNKMKFENILAEVDGLGKFQIRTILLMVIPRVTLPFHFLLNNFIAAIPSHHCDISSLDDGDMFRNLSQAKRAIVSIPVQEDGTQSSCQMFAEPQYHLLLNSTNITELPTVPCRNGWVYDNSTFKSTLASDWDLVCDNRRVNRATATIFFMGVMLGAAVFGYLSDRFGRRTMLLVSYIATTFFGFASAFSHNFAMFAVMRFCTGVGISGISIITIVLCIEWVDIKHRTAVGVLLSLDWSFGTAMLPVIAYFVKDWRYLTATVTAPLFLAMVTWWWLPESARWLISNGKVQRAHFYLNKCAQMNGREQFMADLKPEVLSKVILVENDKRKYSYLDLFRTPRMRRVALLTGIVWFGVTCAYYGISFNVTGFGVNIYLTQFIYGASEVPAKVFIFLTLNKIGRRLNQAGTLFMTSLCILCSMFIPPDKGPFRTAVGALGKMFAEGAFTTIFLYTTELYPTVMRQNGLGYCSFIARFGVSVCPLIMVLEEVWGHLPNTIFALVAFVGGVSASCLPETTNVRLPETLEDVERTRRRSVSPSEEKAPL; encoded by the exons ATGAAATTTGACAGCTTACTTACAGAAATTAACGGATTTGGTAAATTCCAAACCCAACTAGTTGTAATTCAGTTATTCTCTCGAATTACTTTGCCATGTCACTTTCTCCTGAACAACTTCATGGCAGCTGTTCCCTCTCATCACTGTAACATCTCTGCTCTGGATGATGGAGGCCGCTTTGGTAATTTAACGCAGGATCAGAAACTGGCCGTTGGTATTCCAGCAGAGCAGGATGGGACCCCGAGCTCCTGTCTGATGTTTTCAAATCCAcaatatcaacttctctccgGCTCCAACAGCAGTGAAGAAACCCTGACTGCCCAGTGTCAGAAGGGATGGGTGTATGACAACAGCACATTTAAAAGCACTCTGGTAACAGAG TGGGATCTGGTGTGCAGTAGAAAGGGGATGAACAAGGCAACAGCCACGATTTTCTTCATTGGTGTGATGGTAGGAGCCCCAATATTTGGGTTTCTCAGTGACAG GTTTGGGCGACGGCCACTGCTGTTGGTCTCTTATTTGTTATCCATGACATTTGCAGTCCTGAGTGCATTCTCCACATCGTATGTAATGTTTGTCATCATGAGATTTTTCACGGGGTTTTCTCTGGCAGGAATAAGTATCATCTCTATTGTTTTAA ATGTTGAGTGGTTCGACATTAAACATCGGACCTTTTCTGGTATAATCATAAGCCTGGATTGGACTCTTGGAAACTGGATCCTGACAGGAATAGCATACTGTGTGACTGAGTGGAGGATGCTCATCCTGGCAGTGACCTCACCACTGATTGTGTCCATCATCACATGGAG GTGGCTTCCAGAGTCTGCGAGGTGGCTCCTAGCCAATGGGAATGCAGATGCTGCTCATGAGTACCTCATGCAATGTGCTGAGATGAACAAGAGAACAAAGAACATGGACACTGTTACACCAAGG GCATTACTGGAATCTGCTCAAGCTGAAACTGTGAATAAGAAGTACACTTTCTTGGATCTTTTCAAAACCCCAAACATGAGGAAGATTTCTATTTGCTCAGGGATTGTATG GTATGGAGTTGCATTTACATACTATGGAATAAGTCTGAATATATCTGGTTTTGGAGTGAACCCATACCTCACACAGTTTATATTTGCATTCATTGAACTGCCGATGAAGATTGGTCTGTATTTCTACCTGGAGAGAGTGGGCAGAAAGCCTGGTGAGGTGTCAGCCCTGCTGTTGACCGgtctctgtctcttcatcaacatgtttgttCCAAAag GTCAGTGGGTCGCTAGTACTGTTATTGGAGTGATTGGAAAAGCAATGTCAGAAGCCTCCTTCACGATTGTCTTCCTCTACACAACTGAACTCTTTCCAACAGTCGTACG ACAGAACGCTTTAGGTTACACTTCATTTTTAGCACGGCTGGGCGTCTCCATTTCCCCTCTCATCATGCTCCTGGAGGACGTGTGGCACCTTCTCCCCTCAGCCATATACTGTGCGGTGGCAGTGGGCTCTGGTTTAGTGGCTTATCTCCTGCCTGAGACATTACACGCCCAGCTGCCACAATACATCGAGGAGATTGAGAAACCAAG AACACAACAGGAGGGGGTTgaaggtgtgccgctggagcggaggtttcaggatagcggag GAGTCAACAGTGTGCAAGAGACTAGTGAGTCCCTTTCAAACCTATATACTGTGCTCTTAGAGTTGTACCTTGTAAATAACAAGATGAAGTTTGAGAATATACTGGCAGAGGTGGATGGCTTGGGGAAATTCCAAATAAGGACGATCCTGTTGATGGTGATTCCTCGTGTGACTTTGCCTTTTCACTTTTTGCTGAATAATTTTATTGCGGCGATTCCTTCTCACCACTGTGACATCAGCTCTCTGGATGATGGAGATATGTTTAGGAATTTATCCCAGGCAAAGAGGGCTATCGTGAGTATTCCAGTGCAGGAGGACGGGACGCAAAGCTCCTGTCAGATGTTTGCAGAGCCACAGTATCACCTGCTGCTCAACTCCACCAACATCACTGAACTACCCACAGTGCCGTGCAGGAATGGATGGGTGTACGACAACTCAACCTTCAAGTCTACTCTGGCCTCAGAT TGGGATCTGGTTTGTGATAACAGAAGAGTGAACAGAGCCACGGCCACTATCTTCTTCATGGGGGTAATGCTTGGAGCGGCGGTGTTTGGATATCTTAGTGACAG GTTTGGCAGGAGAACGATGCTTCTCGTGTCCTACATTGCAACCACCTTCTTTGGATTTGCCAGCGCTTTCTCGCATAATTTTGCCATGTTTGCTGTCATGAGGTTCTGCACTGGAGTAGGAATATCTGGAATAAGTATAATCACCATTGTCCTTT GTATTGAATGGGTGGACATCAAGCATCGCACTGCAGTGGGTGTTTTGCTAAGCCTGGACTGGAGTTTTGGCACTGCTATGCTGCCTGTTATCGCTTACTTTGTGAAGGACTGGAGATACCTAACAGCCACAGTAACCGCTCCACTTTTTCTGGCAATGGTCACCTGGTG GTGGCTCCCTGAATCTGCCAGGTGGTTGATAAGTAATGGAAAGGTCCAAAGAGCTCATTTTTACCTGAACAAATGTGCACAAATGAATGGCAGAGAGCAGTTCATGGCTGACTTAAAGCCTGAG GTTCTTTCCAAAGTAATACTTGTagaaaatgataaaagaaaatattccTATTTGGATCTCTTCAGGACACCCAGGATGAGGAGAGTGGCTCTCCTTACTGGCATTGTGTG GTTTGGAGTGACCTGTGCATATTATGGAATAAGCTTTAATGTAACTGGCTTCGGTGTGAACATTTACCTCACACAGTTCATCTACGGTGCCTCTGAAGTTCCAGCTAAGGTGTTCATCTTTTTAACCCTAAACAAAATTGGTCGACGGTTGAATCAAGCTGGAACACTCTTTATGACCAGCCTGTGTATCCTCTGCAGCATGTTTATCCCACCAG ATAAGGGGCCATTCAGGACAGCTGTGGGGGCTTTGGGCAAGATGTTTGCAGAGGGAGCATTTACGACTATATTTCTGTACACAACAGAGCTTTATCCAACTGTAATGAG GCAAAATGGACTGGGTTACTGCT